TAGAAGTAGCTAATAAAGCTGCAAGCAACCTAAAGCTACATATAAGAGAAGGAGTATATATGTGGAATCCGGGACCATGCTATGAAACCCCAGCTGAAGTTAGGCTAGCATCATTTATAGGTGCTGATGCAGTCGGAATGTCTACAGTTCCTGAGGTAATCACAGCGATTCATGGTAATATGAATGTTCTAGGAATATCATGTATAACTAATATGGCGTCTGGAATATTGGATCAGCCTTTAAATCATAATGAGGTGATAGAAACCTCTGAAAGAGTAAAAAACGATTTTATTTTCTTAATTAAAGAAATATTAAAAGAATTATAGTGGGGGAGATATTATGAAGAATTTATTAGAAACTATAAATGAAACTAGTTCCTATATAAAAGATAAAATTGATTTTATTCCACAAATAGGGCTTATTTTAGGATCAGGCTTAGGAACGTTAGCAAACGAAATTGAAAGCCCTATAATACTTGACTATAAAGATATACCTAATTTCCCAGTTTCTACTGTGGAAGGGCACGAAGGAAGATTAGTATTAGGAGAACTTCAAGGGAAAAAAGTAATTGCAATGCAAGGAAGATTTCATTATTATGAGGGATATTCTATGCAAGAGGTTACTTTTCCTGTGAGAGTTATGAAAGCGCTTGGGGTTGAAATACTACTAGTAACAAATGCTTGTGGGGGAATGAACAAAGAATTATATCCTGGAGCATTGATGATAATAGAAGATCACATTAATTTTACTGGTGATAATCCACTTATTGGACATAATTATGAAGAATTAGGGCCTAGATTTCCAGATATGTCATCTGCATATGATAAGGTTTTAATTAAGCTAGCAGAAGAGGTAGGACACAAGCTTAATATTGAGACTAAAAAGGGAGTTTATGTTGCTATCAGTGGTCCATATTATTTTTCAAGAGCGGAGCTTAGAATGCTTAGAAGAATTGGTGGAGATACAATAGGTATGTCAACTGTTCCAGAAGTAATAGTTGCAAGACATACTGGTTTAAGAGTATTAGGGATATCATGTGTTACTGATATGGCCATTGCAGATGAAATTGTTTCCATAAGCCATGAAGAGGTTGTAAAGGTGGCAAACGAAACTAGACCTAAATTTATTAAACTAATAAAAGGTATAATTGATGAGGTGAAGTTGTAATGAGAATGTACGATATTATCCAGAAAAAAAGAGATGGAAAAGAGCTAACTACAGAAGAGATAAACTTTTTTATTAATGGATATACAGAAGGTAGAATCCCTGATTATCAAGCAAGTGCATTACTTATGGCAATTTATCTTAAAAAAATGAATAAAAGAGAAACTGTAGATTTAACAAGTGCAGTAGTAAATTCTGGTGAAACTGTTGATCTTTCACTTATTAAAGGAATAAAAGTTGACAAGCATAGTACTGGCGGAGTAGGAGATAAGACTACATTGGCTTTAGGCCCAATGGTT
Above is a window of Proteiniborus ethanoligenes DNA encoding:
- a CDS encoding purine-nucleoside phosphorylase produces the protein MKNLLETINETSSYIKDKIDFIPQIGLILGSGLGTLANEIESPIILDYKDIPNFPVSTVEGHEGRLVLGELQGKKVIAMQGRFHYYEGYSMQEVTFPVRVMKALGVEILLVTNACGGMNKELYPGALMIIEDHINFTGDNPLIGHNYEELGPRFPDMSSAYDKVLIKLAEEVGHKLNIETKKGVYVAISGPYYFSRAELRMLRRIGGDTIGMSTVPEVIVARHTGLRVLGISCVTDMAIADEIVSISHEEVVKVANETRPKFIKLIKGIIDEVKL